In the genome of Xenopus laevis strain J_2021 chromosome 1S, Xenopus_laevis_v10.1, whole genome shotgun sequence, one region contains:
- the LOC108706739 gene encoding uncharacterized protein C4orf54, with the protein MQQAVPALTNSPAWQPKQAAQPGYVELQLEKRVSVVTPKVSQSLSDTLPGNGTDREPSEVSNREESSPGDPPHKQTSGQFPDVGENEGEQADYIQSYSSSPVGDPQIACANDEAHYITTHEIQLCEADQEPDYPHFGLVPSAWSEATDSAPCAFLEYASFDSQGGSPTDEDYYMSTTTSDPNPTDSVCSAELISSPQSHSDTSPSICSSTLDNTRSKAGILLSIRSAAKTINEGGNAQTQTNTAPAGARHDTDTDMSYCVSRAPDCKSAFRQLHQFPALPQAADAHRLVAVPARLQARSGVHADISSGASSAVSELDDADKEVRNLTARAFRSLAYPYFEAINFSSSESTTSLSDQNIGINSWSTYLDFKGGAVVSQKAEKSIHQHSATSASSFGVSKFNKNAPKEQVFVQANKSHTKAFELVLSELETKGASGGSGSSQRIQSGSRVVTLTETLNFSSNVTTTGSDRANKPPEQAPASAQADGVTESLPREPAEQEGSRQSHSAAAEAMEGTHKSKFASSLLKNVISKKMKLEQEFKMERGEITDTSYKGLSTPSKETEGAREKGIQRQNSRFSEASSDLTLVGSEELGEFFDTKSSVTPKDLAPAEGNVAKQLSLIELPREEEIKKSASEAMKGMLLHSQNSAFRSWKEKEIEKMEKKIEEKVAKARRIKIPLERDWRADLGELPGSQSTKMSRLYVPGIQHTPKEKQAEKQATKYSVSTYAHQSCFSRNEHDFKTEKLQVLEAAVCRMTPMLTPKPQEIKLNLPLCGDNKEKPFSIAKLLTPNLASTAANLYKAAEELKNQLPPCRTEVQEKMPQFLVRDVRENKPKNQGAIHHQVRDVRKLLKSSYHHDTGEGSDKGSGMSGHSTPDPKAKLSVGSKISSSLSPIVITCQAVNNKENGDDSGDAGEGDKVLSSAADTILVHRASGRLPVATIAPNKTGPRLPVVKIVSKESKWKQEKPQEQSEVKVEPQSPKSSVALEKLTAAVKTMEQLYVFDRKEWKRKGQPEPLSGSHVLSLVAGDDKHVVPEENKKSAPRPFGHAPEPIVRRNSYPGSDKSPSKPLAAETKAQIKTFHVSKIGEPKGVEQQKTHDTEIAANNRSVFTVSSAKRQQSRELALNTKNSRPQPPSSLRIQPRASEEGKKAEPEPAIAPQPPQPRKASADFENYLTIPVKAASEATAGKPPVAATVRETSTSSREKAATHSRDPASICSLPPFSAKSHASSLKSPVKTLSDWRSKVKEGVQPNRTHSTRVEPQSPDSIPSATIYHHAIPPVPVAMPSSQAPVFYSPPLSTATPVEMYPQQTQRKMLVDLATGQYYLVDTPVQPVKKRLFDPETGQYVEVPVPAPPATPMPIHMPPLALSPGAYGAAYMFYPGFLPTATNAVLPATPLQSQLSQHGSEHSFEVQGVETAQSGELNMNEYPYYLATGSSAGDPATGTAANIRRGSLGCPESKQVISILSQPGPRIVAPPSFDGTTMRFVVEHR; encoded by the coding sequence atgcAACAAGCAGTGCCGGCGCTCACTAACAGTCCAGCCTGGCAGCCAAAGCAAGCGGCACAGCCTGGGTACGTGGAGCTACAGCTTGAGAAGAGAGTGAGCGTAGTAACGCCGAAAGTGTCGCAGTCACTGAGCGATACTCTGCCTGGAAATGGGACAGACAGAGAACCCTCGGAAGTGAGTAACCGGGAGGAGAGCAGCCCCGGAGATCCCCCACATAAGCAAACCAGTGGCCAGTTCCCAGATGTTGGTGAAAATGAGGGGGAACAGGCAGACTACATCCAGTCTTACTCCTCTTCCCCAGTCGGTGACCCCCAGATCGCCTGCGCCAACGACGAAGCGCACTACATCACTACCCACGAGATCCAGCTGTGTGAGGCCGACCAGGAGCCTGATTACCCACATTTTGGTTTGGTCCCTTCCGCGTGGAGTGAAGCGACCGATAGCGCCCCCTGCGCCTTCCTGGAGTACGCGTCGTTTGACAGCCAAGGGGGCAGCCCGACAGACGAGGACTATTATATGAGCACCACCACCAGCGACCCCAACCCCACGGACAGTGTGTGCAGCGCTGAGCTGATCAGCAGCCCCCAGTCACACAGCGACACCTCCCCGAGCATCTGCAGCAGCACCTTGGACAACACTCGCTCCAAAGCCGGGATCCTCCTATCAATCAGAAGTGCAGCCAAGACTATAAATGAGGGGGGCAATGCGCAGACACAGACAAACACCGCCCCTGCCGGCGCCAGGCATGATACAGACACAGACATGAGCTACTGCGTGTCCAGAGCCCCGGACTGTAAGTCCGCTTTCCGGCAGCTGCATCAGTTCCCGGCTTTACCCCAGGCGGCTGATGCGCACCGACTTGTGGCTGTTCCTGCCCGACTGCAGGCTCGTAGCGGCGTCCATGCCGACATCTCCAGCGGAGCTTCCAGCGCTGTCAGCGAGTTGGACGATGCGGACAAGGAGGTGCGAAACCTCACCGCCCGAGCATTCCGCAGCCTGGCTTATCCTTACTTCGAGGCGATCAACTTCAGCTCCAGCGAATCCACCACCTCCTTGTCTGACCAGAACATCGGCATCAACAGCTGGTCCACTTACCTGGACTTCAAGGGGGGAGCAGTAGTGTCCCAGAAGGCAGAGAAGAGCATCCACCAGCACTCGGCTACTTCTGCCTCCAGCTTCGGCGTCAGCAAATTCAACAAGAATGCGCCCAAGGAGCAAGTGTTCGTGCAGGCGAATAAATCGCACACCAAGGCGTTTGAGCTGGTGCTCAGCGAGTTGGAGACCAAGGGGGCGAGCGGGGGCAGTGGCTCATCTCAGCGCATTCAGTCTGGATCCAGGGTCGTGACTCTCACTGAGACTCTGAACTTCAGCAGCAACGTGACCACGACTGGGAGTGACAGAGCCAACAAGCCACCTGAACAGGCTCCAGCCTCAGCTCAAGCGGATGGGGTTACCGAGTCGCTGCCAAGAGAGCCGGCTGAGCAGGAGGGGAGCAGACAGTCGCACAGTGCTGCAGCAGAAGCCATGGAAGGAACGCACAAATCCAAGTTTGCTTCCAGCCTTCTTAAAAATGTCATCTCAAAGAAGATGAAGCTGGAACAGGAGTTTAAAATGGAAAGAGGAGAGATCACTGACACTTCTTATAAGGGACTCTCTACTCCCTCCAAAGAGACAGAAGGAGCCAGAGAGAAGGGGATCCAGAGGCAGAACTCGAGGTTTTCTGAGGCCAGTTCAGATTTGACCTTGGTCGGCAGCGAAGAACTAGGAGAGTTTTTCGATACAAAGTCGTCGGTGACTCCCAAAGACTTGGCACCCGCAGAGGGAAATGTAGCAAAGCAACTGTCATTAATAGAGCTGCCGAGGGAAGAAGAGATAAAGAAAAGCGCTTCAGAAGCGATGAAAGGCATGCTCCTCCACAGCCAAAATAGTGCCTTCAGGTCCTGGAAGGAGAAGGAGATAGAAAAGATGGAGAAGAAAATAGAAGAGAAAGTGGCCAAAGCCCGGAGAATAAAGATCCCCTTGGAGAGGGACTGGAGGGCAGATTTAGGGGAGCTGCCAGGCAGTCAATCCACTAAAATGTCCCGCTTGTATGTGCCAGGCATCCAGCACACCCCCAAGGAGAAGCAGGCAGAGAAGCAAGCGACCAAGTACTCAGTATCTACCTATGCCCACCAGAGTTGCTTCAGTCGCAACGAGCACGATTTTAAGACAGAGAAATTGCAAGTACTGGAGGCGGCTGTTTGTAGGATGACCCCCATGCTAACCCCCAAACCCCAGGAGATTAAACTCAACCTGCCACTGTGTGGTGACAACAAGGAAAAGCCATTCAGTATCGCCAAGCTGCTGACTCCCAACCTGGCATCCACCGCAGCCAACCTGTATAAAGCAGCTGAGGAGCTGAAGAACCAGCTGCCCCCATGCAGGACTGAAGTGCAGGAGAAGATGCCCCAGTTCCTGGTGAGGGATGTCAGGGAGAACAAGCCCAAAAATCAGGGAGCCATTCACCACCAGGTCAGAGATGTCAGGAAGCTGCTCAAGAGCTCCTACCACCATGACACCGGGGAGGGCAGTGACAAGGGCAGCGGCATGTCAGGACACAGCACCCCCGACCCCAAGGCCAAGCTATCGGTCGGCTCCAAGATCTCCTCTTCTCTGTCCCCCATAGTGATCACCTGCCAGGCGGTGAACAATAAGGAGAACGGCGACGACTCAGGCGATGCAGGGGAGGGCGACAAAGTGCTATCATCTGCAGCAGACACCATCCTTGTACACCGGGCTTCGGGCAGACTCCCCGTGGCCACTATAGCACCTAATAAGACTGGCCCCAGGTTGCCCGTAGTGAAGATTGTGTCCAAGGAGTCCAAGTGGAAACAAGAGAAGCCTCAGGAGCAGTCAGAAGTGAAAGTTGAGCCCCAATCACCCAAGTCCAGTGTGGCCCTAGAGAAGCTGACTGCAGCGGTGAAGACGATGGAACAGCTCTATGTGTTTGATAGGAAGGAGTGGAAGCGCAAAGGCCAGCCGGAGCCGTTATCTGGTAGCCACGTCTTGTCGCTTGTCGCAGGGGATGACAAGCACGTGGTACCCGAGGAGAATAAGAAGTCGGCACCTCGGCCATTTGGCCACGCACCCGAGCCCATAGTCCGCAGAAACTCCTACCCCGGCTCAGACAAGAGCCCCTCAAAGCCCCTGGCAGCAGAGACAAAGGCCCAGATTAAAACTTTCCATGTATCAAAGATCGGGGAGCCTAAAGGCGTAGAGCAACAGAAGACCCATGACACCGAGATTGCTGCCAACAATCGCAGCGTCTTTACAGTTAGTTCTGCAAAAAGACAACAGAGCCGGGAGTTAGCACTAAACACAAAGAACTCTCGTCCGCAGCCCCCCAGTTCCCTAAGAATCCAGCCTCGGGCCTCagaagaggggaaaaaagcagAACCAGAGCCAGCCATTGCCCCCCAGCCTCCACAACCTCGCAAAGCCAGCGCAGACTTTGAGAACTACCTCACTATCCCAGTCAAAGCAGCCAGTGAGGCTACAGCTGGAAAGCCACCGGTTGCAGCCACTGTTCGCGAAACTTCAACATCCTCCAGAGAGAAGGCAGCGACTCACAGCCGTGATCCAGCCTCCATATGCAGTCTGCCTCCCTTTAGTGCCAAGAGCCATGCTAGCAGCCTCAAGAGTCCAGTCAAAACACTCAGCGACTGGCGCAGCAAGGTTAAAGAGGGAGTTCAGCCCAACAGAACCCATTCTACAAGAGTAGAGCCTCAGTCCCCAGACTCTATCCCTTCAGCCACTATCTACCATCATGCCATTCCACCTGTACCTGTGGCTATGCCCAGTTCTCAAGCCCCTGTATTTTATTCACCACCCTTATCCACAGCTACCCCAGTTGAGATGTACCCCCAGCAGACCCAACGCAAAATGCTGGTGGACTTAGCCACAGGGCAATATTACCTTGTAGATACCCCTGTGCAGCCAGTTAAAAAGAGACTCTTTGATCCAGAAACTGGACAGTATGTGGAAGTCCCAGTGCCTGCACCCCCTGCAACACCTATGCCCATTCACATGCCACCCCTAGCTCTCAGCCCTGGTGCATATGGAGCCGCTTACATGTTTTACCCTGGCTTTTTACCCACTGCAACAAATGCTGTGCTCCCTGCCACCCCTCTTCAGAGTCAGCTTTCTCAACATGGTAGTGAGCACAGCTTTGAGGTGCAAGGTGTGGAGACTGCCCAGTCAGGGGAGTTGAACATGAACGAATACCCCTATTACCTTGCTACTGGGTCCTCAGCAGGCGATCCGGCAACTGGGACAGCAGCTAATATCAGAAGGGGCTCCCTAGGCTGCCCAGAGAGCAAACAGGTCATCAGCATCTTGTCTCAACCAGGACCCCGGATTGTGGCTCCTCCATCCTTTGATGGCACCACTATGAGGTTTGTTGTGGAACACAGATGA